Sequence from the Verrucomicrobiia bacterium genome:
TGGGTCTGGAGTTGGAGGGGGCCGCGGGCGGGGACGGGGAGGCTGCGGTTGAAGAAGTTCTCGAGCCGGGCGTGGTCCACGACGAGTTGGTCGTTGAGGTGGACGGAGACGCGCTCGCCGATCATGCGGATGCGAAAGCGATTCCACTGGCCGAAGGGCCGGTCGGCGGCGACCAGCGGGTTCCTGCCCGGGGCGCCCTTGGAGTTGTTCCAGAGGCCGCCGGAACCGTATTCCGCCCCGAGATCCCCGCCCCACTTGCCACCGGCCTGGGTGGAATCCCAGATCTGCACCTGCGGAATGCCGCGGAGATAGATGCCGGAATCGGCGCCGGCGACGGTACGGTATTCGAGGAGCAGCTCGAAGTCGCCGAAGTCCTTTTCGGTGGTGAGGTAGAGGCCTTCGCCGTCGTTGACCAGTTCGTCGCCTTCGACCCGCCAGTGGCGTTGGATGTTGGGCAGGCTGGCTGCTTTCTTGCGGGCAAGGTCATCGGGCGGGAGGGCCTGCCATTTGGCGGGGTCCTCGGTTCCGAGGCCCCACCAGCCGCCGAGGTCACGCCCGTTGAAGAGCGGGGTGAAGCCCTGTGGAGGGGTGGCAGCGTGGAGGGTGGGAAGGGCGAGCGCCAGGGCGGCGGAGGCGGTGAAAAGCCGAAGGAGCAGGGGAATGGAGGCAGGTCGCATGAGGGTGGGCCGATGACGGTTGACGGGGGCGATCATCCGGAACCGGGGCTGTCCAGCGAGCCAAAACAGCACGTCCGACGGAATCGGTACCGGGCGGACGAATGCCTGCCGGCCTGGCGTGGCTAAGGTTTGGGGGGTGGAGCGGCCCGGGAGGGGACGGGTTCCGAATCGACGGTACGGACGGAGTAGCCGCGGGAGCGGTCGTCGGCGGGTTCGAGGCGGAGGAGGCCGCGGTTTTCGGCTTCGATGAGGAGATCGCTGAAGGTGCGGAAGCCGAAGGCGCGTTCGTTGAAGCCGGGGTTACGCCGCTTGATGGCATCCTTGATCATGGAGCCCCAGATGCGTTCGTCCTCTTCGCGTTCCTCGGTGAGGGCTTCGAGCGTTTCGACGACCATGTCGAGGGCGCGGAGGGGGTCGAGGCGTTTGGGTTCGGCCTTGACGGGTTCGGAACGGGCCGGGGCCTCGGTCCTGCTGTCGGTTTTGGCGTCGATCCTGGGGTCGATCCGGGTGTCGGGCCGGGGTTCCGGTTTGGGTTCGGAGCGCGGCTCGGGTTTGGGGGATTCGGTGCGGGCGGTGGGCTTGGCGGGTCCGGATGGGGGGCGGGGGATGGTCTTCTTGATGGGGCTGGGGCGGACGAGGTCGTCGTAGTAGAGGAACTCGTCGCAATTCTTGAGGAAGAGATCGGAGGTGGAGTTCTTGACGCCGACGCCGACGACCTTCTTGGCGTTTTCGCGGAGTTTGCTGACCAGGGGGGAGAAATCCGAATCGCCGCTGATGATGACGAAGGTGTCGAGGTGACCCTTGGTGTAGCAGAGGTCGAGGGCGTCCACGACCATGCGGATATCGGCGGAGTTCTTGCCGGACTGGCGGAGGTGGGGGATTTCGATGAGTTCGAAGGCGGCCTCATGGAGGCCGCGTTTGTATTCGCGATAGCGGTCGTAGTCGCAGTAGGCCTTTTTGACGACGATATGGCCCTTGAGGAGGAGGCGTTCGATGACCTTTTCGATGTCGAAGTTGGGGTAGCGGGCGTCGCGGACGCCGAGGGCGATGTTCTCGAGGTCGAGGAACACCGCCATGGTGGCGTGGGTGGACAGGGTGCTCATGGCCGGCGGGCCGGGCGCCTAGCGGGCGGCGACCTGGGGGCGGAGGTCGAGGCAGACGCCCTCGACGGTGCTGCGGACGTAGAGGAGGCCACCGGCGTAGGTGGGGGTGGTCCAGCACTTGCCGCTGACGACGTTGGCGCGGGCCTTTTCGCGGTAGGCGGCCGGGCTGGCTTCGGCGAGGACGAGCTGGCCGGCGTCGCCGAGGACGATGAGGTGACCGTCAACGAGGGTGACGTTGCCGGGGCCGAAGCCATCCTGGGACCACTTGATTTCGCCGGTGGCGAGTTCGATGCATTGGAGGGGATTCCGGCCGTAATTGGCGTGTCCGAAGAGGCCGTAGAGGTGGCCGTCGTGGTGGACCGGCGTGCTCCAATGGTTCATCAGGGCGTTGGGCTTCATCCAGACGGTGGTGGACGTGAAGCGGCTGCCATCGCGGCCGATGCGGTAGAGCCCGGCGCCGCGTTCATAGGCGGCCGAGGCATAGACGAGGTCGCCGACGACGATGGGAGAGGCGGCGGTGGAGATGCGGAAGGGGTGTTCCTGCTGCCAGAGGATGGCGCCGGTATCGGGATGGAGGGCGGTGAGGCCGGCCTGGGTGAAGAAGATGACCTGGCGTTGTCCGTGAAGGGTGGCAACGACCGGGGTGGCGTGGGTCATTTTGTCATCGCCCGACTTCCACAGGGTTTCGCCGGAGTTCTTATCCACGGCGATCATGGACTGGCCCTCTTCGGAGCTGGCGGTGGCGACGAAGATGCGGTGGCCCTCGATGACGGGGGA
This genomic interval carries:
- a CDS encoding DUF1080 domain-containing protein; this encodes MRPASIPLLLRLFTASAALALALPTLHAATPPQGFTPLFNGRDLGGWWGLGTEDPAKWQALPPDDLARKKAASLPNIQRHWRVEGDELVNDGEGLYLTTEKDFGDFELLLEYRTVAGADSGIYLRGIPQVQIWDSTQAGGKWGGDLGAEYGSGGLWNNSKGAPGRNPLVAADRPFGQWNRFRIRMIGERVSVHLNDQLVVDHARLENFFNRSLPVPARGPLQLQTHGGEIRWRNLFVREIPAAEANAILRQKDRAAGFFPILSAATGTQGWGGPIDEYEFVDGMLRCRPGKGGTVYYQAQAFSDFTVLLDFLLPPGGNNGLALRYPGQGDTAYVGMCELQVLDDTAEKYARLDPRQYHGSAYGMVAAHRGHQRPVGEWNYQRVSVRGSRIEVELNGTRILNADLAAVTEFMGTQPYPGRNRTEGYFGFAGHGDPVAFRQVEVKPLR
- a CDS encoding PQQ-binding-like beta-propeller repeat protein, whose protein sequence is MKRSSFALPALALGLACPTLLAADWPNYRGPNHDGISTEKLVATSWPASGPRTLWRVPTPDGFSSFTVANGRAFTLVNREIDGVTRETVVALDAATGQELWAFPMAVPAYGHDGGNAGTPDNSGGDGPRSTPTLDGNRVYALDSRLLLVCLDVATGEPVWRKNVLREYGGRVITWGGAASPVIEGHRIFVATASSEEGQSMIAVDKNSGETLWKSGDDKMTHATPVVATLHGQRQVIFFTQAGLTALHPDTGAILWQQEHPFRISTAASPIVVGDLVYASAAYERGAGLYRIGRDGSRFTSTTVWMKPNALMNHWSTPVHHDGHLYGLFGHANYGRNPLQCIELATGEIKWSQDGFGPGNVTLVDGHLIVLGDAGQLVLAEASPAAYREKARANVVSGKCWTTPTYAGGLLYVRSTVEGVCLDLRPQVAAR